The following are from one region of the Deinococcus aerophilus genome:
- a CDS encoding ABC transporter substrate-binding protein, with translation MKKLLLTALLATLPAASAATLVFGGNGEPVSLESGNITDGISILVQRQIYDTLVGFKDGSTDLAPALATSWSSNANATQWTFKLRPGVKFHDGTPVNADAIVFNLSRWWDKSHPYGFRDQGRTFEIIGDLLGGFKGDPTAVIKNIVKVNDSTVRVDLNKPSSVLPNVLAAGYFGIASPTAIKKEGAKYGTPASKPVGSGPFIFQSWRTGDRVTLAPNKTYWGEKPKVDQLVIRSIKDASQRLNELKAGTIDFANDLTPDSLKSVQADKNLVAIKRPSFNVGFVSMNNRNQYLKNDKVRQAISMAINKKAIVDAFWNGLGTSNASFVPPVLAWANSSKVPADYKFDPAAAKKMLAEAGYPNGFSIDLWYMPVSRPYFPNPKPIAEAMAADLSAIGIKVNLKTEDWAKYLQDRNAEPGFDMYMIGWTGDYGDPDNFYGAYYGENGSSDIGWNPPELQKLLEQGRAATTQAAKAKVYSQIHDLTYDAAYRVPIVHSQPLAAAQTYVKGWTPSPLGSESFNTISIAGKK, from the coding sequence ATGAAGAAACTGCTTCTGACCGCCCTGCTCGCCACCCTGCCCGCTGCCAGCGCCGCCACGCTGGTCTTCGGCGGCAACGGTGAACCCGTCAGCCTGGAATCGGGCAACATCACCGACGGCATCAGCATTCTGGTCCAGCGCCAGATCTATGACACCCTCGTCGGCTTCAAGGACGGCTCCACCGATCTCGCGCCGGCCCTGGCCACCTCGTGGTCCAGCAATGCCAACGCCACGCAGTGGACCTTCAAGCTGCGCCCGGGCGTGAAGTTCCATGACGGCACCCCGGTCAACGCCGACGCCATCGTGTTCAACCTCAGCCGCTGGTGGGACAAGAGCCACCCCTACGGCTTCCGCGACCAGGGCCGCACCTTCGAGATCATCGGCGACCTGCTCGGCGGCTTCAAGGGTGACCCCACCGCCGTCATCAAGAACATCGTCAAGGTCAACGACTCTACCGTGCGCGTGGACCTGAACAAGCCCAGCAGCGTGCTGCCCAACGTGCTGGCTGCCGGGTACTTCGGCATCGCCTCCCCGACCGCCATCAAGAAGGAGGGCGCCAAGTACGGCACGCCCGCGAGCAAGCCCGTCGGCTCGGGCCCCTTCATCTTCCAGAGCTGGCGCACCGGTGACCGCGTGACCCTGGCCCCCAACAAGACGTACTGGGGCGAGAAGCCCAAGGTGGACCAGCTGGTCATCCGCTCGATCAAGGACGCCTCCCAGCGCCTGAACGAGCTGAAGGCCGGTACCATCGACTTCGCCAACGACCTGACCCCCGACAGCCTCAAGAGCGTGCAGGCCGACAAGAATCTGGTGGCGATCAAGCGTCCCAGCTTCAACGTGGGCTTCGTCAGCATGAACAACAGAAACCAGTACCTGAAAAACGACAAGGTGCGTCAGGCCATCTCCATGGCGATCAACAAGAAGGCCATCGTGGATGCGTTCTGGAACGGGCTGGGCACCAGCAACGCCAGCTTCGTGCCGCCCGTGCTGGCCTGGGCGAACAGCAGCAAGGTACCGGCCGACTACAAGTTTGACCCGGCCGCCGCCAAGAAGATGCTCGCCGAGGCCGGCTACCCCAACGGCTTCTCGATCGACCTGTGGTACATGCCGGTCAGCCGTCCGTACTTCCCCAACCCCAAACCCATCGCCGAGGCGATGGCCGCCGATCTGAGCGCCATCGGCATCAAGGTCAACCTCAAGACCGAGGACTGGGCCAAGTACCTGCAAGACCGCAACGCCGAACCCGGCTTCGACATGTACATGATCGGCTGGACCGGCGACTACGGCGACCCGGACAACTTCTACGGTGCGTACTACGGCGAGAACGGCAGCAGCGACATCGGCTGGAACCCGCCCGAGTTGCAGAAGCTGCTGGAACAGGGCCGCGCCGCGACCACCCAGGCGGCCAAGGCCAAGGTCTACAGCCAGATCCACGATCTGACCTACGACGCGGCGTACCGCGTGCCGATAGTGCACAGCCAGCCGCTGGCCGCCGCCCAGACCTACGTCAAGGGCTGGACCCCCAGCCCGCTGGGCAGCGAGTCCTTCAACACCATCAGCATCGCCGGCAAGAAGTAA
- a CDS encoding beta-N-acetylhexosaminidase — protein MTRTLLTLSATLFLGLPAAHATPLQITPIPDARAQTPATQLVPQPKRAEFPAGTLPLTGLGLRTVGSAPELGWAARDLREEWKSRLGANLPEATSSGPAIVIGTRADPALAAKAKAAGLDTAAAEGYALWIDAGGAYIVGADARGAYEGAQTLRQLLTPAGLRFARISDSPALKQRVAMIYLDQYSKGVNDALVPMLAALKYNAVLVMSNYVQWDAARAGGFAHPGGASKAEARRVADLARTHGLEVIPLIETLGHVQWMFYGGANKDLYQDPESQNPYAYDTLNPATYSRVVLPILKEAVEVFRPKTVHIGHDEVRNRDRFPARENGRAAGFEQLFLNDTVRIHDALKALGVNTMIWHDSAFSDSVIGSLSARLPKDLQVAYWNYAPGSGYPALQQIAGLGFPVLGASWDEAGNAEGLAQAAQKAGALGMIQTRWTGYFGNPSIWDGQAQQGVAYVRAAGAFWNPDAPPVTNAEARYRDLYAPVAYRAATGAAVNLRPHVTRSLTDNDETGWILKGPDIDLRNLKTGLQQIGAYKFDISGAVMLKGARGAVSDLPTQVTLEIGRKADALAFLHTTGWPSALAREVIGRYEIEYADGTKLVQPLEYGRHIRAWTDTLPTSMIPAPGFSGQTADGLPVAVPVLEWTNPRPAAVIRSVTVVSEGKNANPTLIGLTLIGNGK, from the coding sequence ATGACCCGAACCCTGCTCACACTGAGCGCCACCCTGTTTCTGGGGCTTCCCGCGGCCCACGCCACTCCTCTGCAAATTACCCCCATCCCCGACGCCCGTGCCCAGACGCCGGCCACCCAGCTGGTGCCGCAGCCCAAGCGGGCGGAGTTCCCTGCCGGCACGCTGCCCCTGACCGGGCTGGGCCTGCGCACGGTGGGAAGCGCCCCCGAACTCGGCTGGGCCGCCCGCGACCTGCGTGAGGAATGGAAATCGCGGCTGGGGGCGAATCTGCCGGAAGCCACAAGCAGCGGCCCGGCCATCGTGATCGGGACCCGGGCGGACCCGGCCCTGGCCGCCAAGGCGAAGGCGGCGGGCCTGGACACCGCCGCAGCCGAGGGCTACGCGTTGTGGATAGACGCGGGCGGCGCGTACATCGTGGGCGCGGACGCGCGGGGTGCCTACGAGGGCGCACAGACGCTGCGGCAACTGCTGACACCGGCGGGGCTGCGTTTTGCCCGGATCAGCGACTCTCCCGCCCTGAAGCAGCGCGTCGCCATGATTTACCTTGACCAGTACAGCAAGGGGGTCAACGACGCGCTGGTTCCCATGCTCGCGGCCCTGAAGTACAACGCCGTTCTGGTCATGAGCAATTACGTGCAGTGGGACGCGGCCCGCGCCGGAGGCTTCGCTCACCCCGGCGGCGCGAGCAAGGCCGAGGCCCGGCGCGTGGCCGATCTCGCACGCACGCACGGACTGGAGGTCATTCCGCTGATCGAGACGCTGGGGCATGTGCAGTGGATGTTCTACGGCGGGGCCAACAAGGACCTGTACCAAGACCCCGAATCCCAGAACCCGTACGCCTACGACACCCTGAATCCGGCCACCTACAGCCGCGTGGTCTTGCCCATCCTGAAAGAGGCGGTAGAGGTCTTTCGGCCAAAGACCGTCCACATCGGGCACGATGAGGTGCGCAACCGCGACCGCTTTCCAGCACGGGAAAACGGCCGGGCAGCGGGTTTTGAGCAGCTGTTCCTGAACGACACGGTGAGGATTCACGACGCCCTGAAGGCGCTGGGCGTGAACACCATGATCTGGCACGACTCGGCTTTCTCGGATTCGGTGATCGGCAGTCTGTCCGCCCGGTTGCCCAAAGACCTTCAGGTGGCGTACTGGAACTATGCCCCCGGCAGCGGTTATCCGGCGCTGCAGCAGATTGCCGGCCTGGGCTTCCCGGTGCTGGGCGCGTCGTGGGATGAGGCAGGCAATGCCGAGGGACTGGCGCAGGCGGCACAGAAAGCAGGCGCCCTGGGCATGATCCAGACGCGCTGGACCGGGTATTTCGGCAACCCCAGCATCTGGGACGGGCAGGCGCAGCAAGGCGTGGCCTATGTGAGGGCAGCGGGCGCGTTCTGGAACCCGGACGCGCCGCCCGTGACGAACGCCGAGGCACGCTACCGCGACCTGTACGCGCCCGTGGCATACCGCGCGGCGACCGGCGCGGCCGTGAACCTGAGACCACACGTAACGCGCAGCCTGACCGACAACGATGAAACCGGCTGGATTCTCAAGGGCCCGGACATTGACCTGCGCAATCTAAAGACCGGACTTCAGCAGATCGGGGCATATAAGTTCGACATCTCCGGCGCAGTGATGCTCAAGGGAGCGCGGGGGGCTGTCAGCGACCTGCCCACACAGGTCACCCTGGAAATCGGGCGCAAGGCCGACGCCCTCGCCTTTTTGCACACCACCGGCTGGCCCTCGGCCCTGGCCCGTGAGGTGATCGGACGCTACGAGATCGAATACGCCGACGGCACCAAGCTGGTGCAGCCGCTGGAATACGGCCGGCACATCCGCGCGTGGACCGATACGCTGCCCACTTCCATGATCCCGGCCCCCGGCTTCTCCGGCCAGACGGCGGACGGACTGCCGGTGGCTGTGCCCGTGCTGGAATGGACCAATCCCAGACCCGCCGCGGTCATCCGGTCGGTCACCGTGGTCAGTGAGGGCAAAAACGCCAACCCCACCCTGATCGGTCTGACCCTGATCGGGAATGGGAAATAG
- a CDS encoding ABC transporter substrate-binding protein: MHKPLAARLTLSAALIATSLGGLAGAQKTQLEFWTISLAPLFNDEMNRLVAQFEKENPNVDLKWVDVPSNAMEQKLLAAVASGRPPAAVNLSSDMAVKLVQQGALEPLELNEADRKLYFASPLSTFTFDGKVMGVPWYWAPKVVAYNTEIFKKAGLDPNNPPRTIQTLIAAAKTIKDKTGMYGFMPNIGGINMLYLFQEAGLPVLDKTGSKAVFNSPEHIRLVQEYVDLYKKGYIPEDTMRRGYTAATELYSSGKLGMLITGPQFILRVANDNKAIYDVTKVAPYPINLAGNVIHTGLMGFTVPKGVKDRALAQKLALFLTNDVNQLQFSKVTKTTFPSTVKASTDKFFKQGGSSAIDQGKLVASTELKKAKDLTLVYPDASKLNKVFKDNIESAMAGQKTVKAALDDIVKAWNASL; the protein is encoded by the coding sequence ATGCACAAACCGCTTGCCGCCCGCCTGACCCTGAGCGCCGCTCTGATCGCCACCTCGCTGGGCGGGCTGGCCGGGGCCCAGAAAACCCAGCTGGAATTCTGGACCATCAGCCTCGCGCCGCTGTTCAACGACGAGATGAACCGGCTGGTCGCCCAGTTCGAGAAGGAAAACCCGAACGTGGACCTGAAATGGGTGGATGTGCCCAGCAACGCGATGGAACAGAAGCTGCTCGCCGCGGTCGCCTCGGGCCGGCCGCCCGCCGCCGTGAACCTGTCCTCGGACATGGCCGTGAAGCTGGTGCAGCAGGGCGCGCTGGAACCCCTGGAACTGAACGAGGCAGACCGAAAACTGTATTTTGCCTCCCCGCTGTCCACCTTCACCTTCGACGGCAAGGTGATGGGCGTGCCGTGGTACTGGGCACCCAAGGTCGTGGCCTACAACACCGAGATCTTCAAGAAAGCGGGCCTGGACCCCAACAATCCGCCGCGCACCATCCAGACCCTGATCGCCGCCGCCAAGACCATCAAGGACAAGACCGGCATGTACGGCTTCATGCCCAATATCGGTGGCATCAACATGCTGTACCTGTTTCAGGAAGCCGGCCTGCCCGTGCTGGACAAGACCGGCAGCAAGGCCGTGTTCAACAGCCCCGAACACATCCGGCTGGTGCAGGAGTACGTGGACCTGTACAAGAAGGGCTACATTCCCGAGGACACCATGCGCCGCGGATACACCGCCGCCACCGAGCTGTATTCCTCGGGTAAGCTGGGCATGCTGATCACCGGGCCGCAGTTCATCCTGCGCGTGGCGAACGACAACAAGGCCATCTACGACGTGACCAAGGTCGCGCCGTATCCCATCAACCTCGCCGGGAACGTCATTCACACCGGCCTGATGGGCTTTACGGTGCCCAAGGGCGTCAAGGACCGGGCGCTGGCGCAGAAGCTGGCGCTATTCCTGACCAACGACGTCAATCAGTTGCAGTTCAGCAAGGTCACCAAGACGACCTTCCCCAGCACGGTCAAGGCCAGCACCGACAAATTCTTCAAACAGGGCGGTTCCTCGGCCATCGATCAGGGCAAACTGGTCGCGAGCACCGAGCTGAAAAAGGCCAAGGACCTCACGCTGGTCTATCCGGACGCGAGCAAGCTGAACAAGGTCTTCAAGGACAACATCGAGAGCGCCATGGCCGGACAGAAGACCGTCAAGGCTGCGCTGGACGACATCGTGAAGGCCTGGAACGCGAGCCTCTGA
- a CDS encoding glycoside hydrolase family 3 protein, producing the protein MTSPLLPGALVMVDIPGPTLDPETAAHLKKYGVRSVCLFGKNVQSPGQLRALCADLRGVLGEDALIALDHEGGAILRPEFWPFAPSAMGLGAADDVALTEEVSAALARQLRSVGINWNFAPVLDVNVNPANPVIGERAYGGDVERVTRHGRAALAGHAAERVAACVKHFPGHGDTTQDSHLALPRVDKSRAELEQTEFAPFRTLLSVTPAVMTAHIVYSALDDVHPATLSRRILTGLLRQEWGYGGVIVTDSMGMQAIDGHYGRGEAAVLALEAGADLVMALGRREAQGATLEAVQTALSGRLNAGAVQASLDRLHALAHAYPAAADASLEPQQDAAVFRRAWARGLSAYRNPVAPPPDSRVVLVAHRQPLRETVSEAAADAETLARELAQVYEVSLHAFDTPDQIDWEAARASGAPVILATTARHRHPALIGARPDLHLALYNPYAVLDVDAPALLAYGFRPEARAAVLDWLRGAGVATGSLPFGQE; encoded by the coding sequence GTGACTTCCCCCCTTCTGCCCGGCGCGCTCGTCATGGTGGACATTCCCGGTCCGACCCTGGATCCGGAGACCGCCGCACACCTGAAGAAATACGGCGTGCGCAGCGTGTGTCTGTTCGGTAAGAACGTGCAGTCGCCCGGGCAACTGCGGGCGCTGTGTGCCGATCTGCGCGGGGTGCTGGGAGAGGACGCCCTGATCGCCCTGGATCATGAGGGCGGCGCGATCCTGCGCCCCGAGTTCTGGCCGTTTGCTCCCAGCGCCATGGGCCTGGGGGCGGCGGACGACGTGGCCCTCACCGAGGAGGTCTCTGCCGCGCTGGCCCGGCAGCTGCGCAGCGTGGGTATCAACTGGAATTTTGCGCCCGTGCTGGACGTGAACGTGAATCCGGCCAATCCGGTGATCGGGGAACGGGCCTACGGCGGGGACGTGGAGCGGGTGACCCGGCATGGCCGGGCCGCGCTGGCCGGACACGCCGCCGAGCGCGTTGCCGCCTGCGTCAAGCACTTTCCGGGTCACGGAGACACCACGCAGGACAGCCATCTGGCCTTGCCCCGGGTGGACAAGTCACGCGCCGAACTGGAACAGACCGAATTCGCCCCCTTCCGCACCCTGCTGTCCGTCACGCCCGCCGTCATGACCGCCCACATCGTCTACAGCGCGCTCGACGACGTGCATCCGGCCACCCTCTCGCGCCGGATCCTGACCGGCCTGCTGCGCCAGGAGTGGGGCTACGGCGGCGTGATTGTTACCGACAGCATGGGGATGCAGGCCATTGACGGCCATTACGGGCGCGGGGAGGCCGCCGTACTGGCATTGGAGGCCGGGGCCGATCTTGTGATGGCGCTGGGGCGCCGCGAGGCCCAGGGAGCGACCCTGGAAGCCGTCCAGACAGCGCTGTCTGGCCGCCTGAATGCCGGAGCGGTGCAGGCCAGCCTGGACCGCCTGCACGCTCTGGCCCACGCGTACCCCGCCGCGGCCGACGCTTCTCTCGAGCCGCAGCAGGACGCTGCCGTGTTCCGCCGCGCCTGGGCACGCGGCCTGAGCGCCTACCGCAATCCGGTGGCCCCGCCCCCCGATTCGCGGGTGGTGCTGGTGGCCCATCGCCAGCCCCTGCGCGAGACCGTCAGCGAGGCCGCGGCGGACGCCGAGACGCTGGCCCGCGAACTTGCTCAGGTGTACGAGGTTTCGCTGCATGCCTTCGACACGCCCGACCAGATTGACTGGGAAGCGGCGCGGGCCTCCGGCGCCCCCGTGATTCTGGCGACGACGGCCCGCCACCGCCACCCTGCGCTGATCGGTGCGCGCCCCGACCTCCACCTGGCGCTGTATAACCCCTACGCCGTGCTGGACGTGGACGCCCCGGCGTTGCTCGCCTACGGGTTTCGTCCGGAAGCCCGCGCCGCCGTGCTGGACTGGCTGCGCGGCGCGGGCGTGGCAACGGGAAGCCTGCCGTTTGGACAGGAGTAG
- a CDS encoding DegV family protein, which translates to MTQTDPQPRFAVVTDGGLDAFETLNNDVAVAPFSVNFGNTSYRTNEISRADLFRELQTNPQHPTSSQPTPQEWAEAVRDARFRSGQLSQVLAITISAGLSGSRNAAEQARGVLKDVQLQIHDSGTLSAAQAFQVHAAQTAALRGDTLETALKWVRAVQQETELYFTIETLEYLRRGGRIGRVQATLGGLLNLKPVITVDRATGTYTNVGRARSYKGAIEAVGQQVTRQHGEGTPLRVGLLYGSVREDADVLLEQLRQRHPIVWSGAAGVNPVLNVHTGPRALGVAAAPGPWPWER; encoded by the coding sequence ATGACACAGACTGACCCCCAACCCCGTTTCGCCGTCGTCACCGATGGCGGCCTGGACGCCTTCGAGACCCTCAACAACGACGTGGCCGTCGCACCGTTCTCGGTCAATTTCGGCAACACGAGCTACCGCACCAACGAGATCTCGCGCGCCGACCTGTTCCGGGAATTGCAGACCAACCCGCAGCACCCCACGAGCAGCCAGCCCACGCCGCAGGAATGGGCTGAGGCCGTGCGTGACGCCCGTTTCCGCTCCGGCCAGCTCTCGCAGGTGCTCGCCATAACCATCAGCGCGGGCCTGAGCGGCAGCCGCAACGCCGCCGAGCAGGCCCGCGGGGTCCTCAAGGACGTGCAGCTGCAGATTCATGACTCGGGCACCCTGAGCGCGGCGCAGGCCTTCCAGGTCCACGCGGCCCAGACGGCGGCGCTGCGCGGCGACACGCTGGAAACCGCGCTGAAGTGGGTGCGCGCCGTGCAGCAGGAAACCGAGCTGTACTTCACCATCGAGACGCTGGAGTACCTGCGCCGCGGCGGACGCATCGGGCGGGTGCAGGCCACGCTGGGCGGGCTGCTCAACCTCAAGCCCGTCATCACCGTGGACCGCGCTACCGGAACCTATACCAACGTGGGCCGCGCCCGCAGCTACAAGGGGGCCATCGAGGCCGTGGGTCAGCAGGTCACCCGCCAGCACGGAGAGGGCACCCCGCTGCGGGTGGGCCTGCTGTATGGCAGTGTGCGCGAGGACGCCGACGTCCTGCTCGAACAGCTCCGGCAGCGGCATCCCATCGTGTGGTCGGGCGCGGCAGGCGTCAACCCGGTGCTGAATGTCCACACCGGGCCGCGTGCGCTGGGTGTGGCGGCAGCGCCCGGCCCGTGGCCCTGGGAGCGGTAA
- a CDS encoding NAD(P)-dependent oxidoreductase: protein MTRVAFLGLGAMGVPMAAALARRTPADGPTLVWNRHFDRAQAHAAEYGTHAATLQEVAGAGVIFTCLPTSADVDEVIGQIEEYLKEGTVWVDCTSGHPDAAHAQRGRLLACGVKFLDAPVSGGVTGAQAGTLTVMLGGPADEVQAVRPHLAFADKIVHVGNTGAGFTVKAINNALLAVNLWAAGEGLAALAGSGVDLGAALTVINASSGRSNASENLIPARVLTREFPPTFGLGLLAKDIGIALDVASANKSSTPVLAQVGALCRAAAQMVGPAEDHTAMLKLVEQMNGKELR from the coding sequence ATGACAAGAGTCGCCTTTCTGGGCCTGGGCGCCATGGGTGTTCCCATGGCCGCCGCGCTGGCCCGCCGCACCCCCGCAGACGGGCCGACCCTGGTCTGGAACCGCCACTTTGACCGGGCGCAGGCGCACGCCGCCGAGTACGGCACCCACGCCGCTACCCTGCAGGAGGTCGCCGGGGCCGGGGTGATCTTTACCTGCCTGCCCACCAGCGCCGATGTGGACGAGGTGATCGGACAGATCGAGGAGTACCTGAAGGAAGGCACCGTCTGGGTGGACTGCACCAGCGGCCATCCGGACGCGGCGCACGCCCAGCGGGGCCGGCTGCTCGCGTGCGGTGTGAAGTTCCTGGACGCCCCGGTCAGCGGCGGCGTGACCGGAGCGCAGGCGGGCACCCTGACGGTGATGCTGGGCGGCCCGGCGGACGAGGTGCAGGCCGTGCGCCCCCACCTCGCGTTTGCAGACAAAATTGTGCATGTGGGCAACACCGGCGCGGGCTTCACGGTCAAGGCCATCAACAATGCCCTGCTGGCCGTGAACCTGTGGGCTGCGGGCGAGGGGCTCGCCGCGCTGGCGGGCAGCGGCGTGGATCTGGGCGCGGCGCTGACGGTCATCAACGCGAGCAGTGGACGCAGCAATGCCAGCGAGAACCTGATTCCCGCCCGCGTGCTGACCCGCGAATTTCCGCCGACTTTTGGCCTGGGACTGCTGGCAAAAGACATCGGTATCGCGCTGGACGTGGCATCGGCCAACAAGAGCAGCACGCCTGTCCTTGCCCAGGTCGGCGCACTGTGCCGCGCCGCCGCACAGATGGTCGGCCCGGCCGAGGACCACACCGCTATGCTGAAACTGGTGGAACAGATGAACGGAAAGGAACTTCGATGA